A genome region from Candidatus Woesearchaeota archaeon includes the following:
- a CDS encoding transcription factor S: MFCPKCGSMLLPKKDNGKKVMACSCGYKSSDTDSARITEKRKDDGRGLEIIDRQPDTYPKVEAKCEKCGHDKAFFSTQQTRAGDEPETKFFKCEKCGHIWRDYN; encoded by the coding sequence ATGTTCTGCCCAAAATGCGGCTCAATGCTCCTGCCAAAAAAAGACAATGGCAAGAAAGTCATGGCCTGCAGCTGCGGGTACAAATCCAGCGACACAGACTCTGCCAGGATAACAGAGAAGAGGAAGGATGACGGCAGAGGCCTTGAGATAATAGACAGGCAGCCGGATACATATCCCAAAGTAGAGGCAAAATGCGAGAAATGCGGACATGACAAGGCATTCTTCTCGACACAGCAGACAAGGGCGGGCGATGAGCCAGAGACAAAATTCTTCAAGTGCGAGAAATGCGGGCATATCTGGAGAGATTACAACTGA
- a CDS encoding glycogen/starch synthase, protein MEDQKNQGVTLDQTPSADFLFEASWEVCNKVGGIYTVVKSKAALMVQNYSDKYFLVGPYFEDKAKFELEEQNPPETLASVFKELESEGIRCHFGTWNVKGNPQVILIDSSGLVGRRDEFKKMYWDSYQVDSLYSQWSFDEPMIWATAVGKLLEKFQRFNPNKDICAHCHEWLAGFAILYLKANNARVATVFTTHATMLGRSIAGSGRNLYSELEYIDPAAEAYHHGIQDKFTTERAAANAAVIFTTVSEITGIEAEKILGRKPEILVLNGLDIGKFPTFEEISIKHQDNRDQIREFLTYYFMAHYSFDIDETLNFFIVGRYEFKNKGIDIMIKALKVLNERLKAEQSKKTVVAFFWIPRDVRNVKQQIITNKQGYRRIHSFIDKNKYVIGERLEMNIVSNKNLTIDLFDRDFLNNVKKLRLEFMQKGNPVLCTHDIPNEHDDIIIRSFNETGLDNKEDDRVKVVYYPVYLTGADGLIDLSYYEAIVGCHLGIFPSYYEPWGYTPLESAALGVPSITSDLAGFGMFMNKNAKQQGGIYVLRRRDRSEEEQVSQFADIMYKYTNFNRAERVEQKLIAKNLSGLADWKVLIKNYIDAHNSALARCSAIHVVEGISH, encoded by the coding sequence ATGGAAGACCAAAAAAATCAGGGTGTCACTCTGGATCAGACTCCATCCGCAGATTTCTTGTTTGAAGCCTCTTGGGAGGTCTGCAACAAAGTAGGCGGCATCTACACAGTTGTCAAATCAAAAGCCGCATTGATGGTCCAGAATTATTCAGATAAGTATTTCCTTGTTGGGCCCTATTTTGAAGATAAGGCCAAGTTCGAGCTTGAGGAGCAGAATCCTCCTGAAACGTTGGCTTCGGTATTCAAGGAGCTTGAGTCAGAAGGGATAAGGTGCCATTTCGGCACATGGAATGTCAAGGGCAACCCTCAAGTGATCCTCATTGATTCAAGCGGATTGGTCGGGAGGAGGGATGAATTCAAGAAGATGTACTGGGATTCTTACCAAGTGGATTCCCTCTATTCCCAATGGTCTTTTGACGAGCCTATGATCTGGGCGACAGCAGTAGGCAAACTGCTGGAGAAGTTCCAGAGGTTCAACCCGAACAAAGATATCTGCGCCCACTGCCATGAGTGGCTTGCCGGTTTTGCGATCCTGTATCTGAAAGCCAATAATGCGCGGGTCGCGACAGTCTTCACCACGCATGCGACGATGCTGGGCCGTTCCATCGCTGGCTCTGGCAGGAATCTCTATTCTGAGCTCGAGTATATTGATCCGGCTGCTGAAGCCTACCATCATGGCATACAGGACAAGTTCACTACAGAACGCGCTGCTGCCAATGCAGCTGTGATATTCACCACAGTCTCTGAGATAACTGGCATCGAGGCTGAGAAGATTCTTGGCAGGAAGCCCGAGATACTTGTCCTGAACGGTCTCGACATAGGCAAGTTCCCGACCTTTGAGGAGATTTCCATAAAGCATCAGGATAATCGTGATCAGATCAGGGAGTTCTTGACATACTATTTCATGGCCCATTATTCCTTTGACATCGATGAGACCTTGAATTTCTTCATTGTAGGCAGGTATGAGTTCAAGAACAAGGGGATTGACATAATGATCAAGGCCTTGAAGGTGCTGAATGAGAGGCTGAAGGCCGAACAGTCCAAGAAGACTGTTGTTGCATTCTTCTGGATACCGAGAGATGTCAGGAATGTGAAGCAGCAGATCATAACCAACAAGCAGGGCTACAGGAGGATCCACTCGTTTATTGATAAGAATAAGTATGTAATCGGTGAGAGGCTTGAGATGAACATAGTCTCTAACAAGAACCTGACTATCGACTTGTTTGACAGGGATTTCCTGAACAACGTCAAGAAGCTCCGACTTGAATTCATGCAGAAAGGCAACCCGGTTCTCTGCACGCATGACATCCCTAATGAGCATGATGATATAATCATTAGGAGCTTCAATGAGACAGGTCTTGACAACAAGGAAGATGACCGTGTGAAGGTTGTCTATTATCCCGTTTATCTTACTGGTGCTGACGGTCTGATCGATCTGTCATATTATGAGGCTATCGTGGGTTGTCATCTTGGCATATTCCCTTCATATTATGAGCCTTGGGGTTACACCCCCCTGGAATCTGCTGCATTGGGTGTCCCGTCGATAACATCTGATCTTGCCGGTTTCGGCATGTTCATGAACAAGAATGCCAAGCAGCAGGGCGGCATCTATGTCCTCAGGAGGAGGGATAGGTCTGAAGAGGAGCAGGTCAGCCAGTTCGCCGACATCATGTACAAGTACACGAATTTCAATCGCGCTGAGAGGGTTGAGCAGAAGCTGATAGCCAAGAATCTCAGCGGCCTTGCAGACTGGAAAGTCCTGATCAAGAATTACATTGATGCGCATAACAGCGCACTTGCCAGATGCAGCGCTATTCATGTCGTCGAGGGGATCAGTCACTGA
- a CDS encoding PIN domain-containing protein, with amino-acid sequence MELKTYFFDTYALMELVLLNKDYLRFDNSGFITTRLNLMELHYGILRKYGEETADRLIESLMAYTSTVPKDVVVEANKFKYGHRKKRLSYVDCIGYIMAKRTGIKFLTGDKEFEGMENVEFVK; translated from the coding sequence ATGGAACTAAAAACATACTTCTTTGATACATATGCGCTTATGGAATTGGTGCTCCTGAACAAGGATTATCTCAGATTTGATAATTCAGGCTTCATAACGACAAGACTCAATCTTATGGAGCTGCATTATGGGATACTGAGAAAATATGGAGAAGAGACAGCAGACAGATTGATTGAATCACTAATGGCATACACCAGCACTGTGCCGAAGGATGTTGTTGTTGAAGCAAATAAGTTCAAGTATGGACACAGGAAGAAAAGATTGTCATATGTCGATTGTATTGGTTATATCATGGCTAAAAGAACAGGCATCAAATTCCTTACAGGAGACAAGGAATTTGAAGGCATGGAGAATGTCGAGTTTGTCAAATAG
- a CDS encoding cold shock domain-containing protein, whose amino-acid sequence MEGTVKFFNDMKGFGFITAEDGKDYFVHQTALGEGVTLHEGDAVTFDIEQGDRGPKAVNVSKQ is encoded by the coding sequence ATGGAAGGAACTGTAAAGTTTTTCAACGACATGAAGGGTTTCGGTTTCATCACTGCTGAAGATGGCAAGGATTACTTTGTCCATCAGACAGCACTTGGTGAGGGAGTCACACTTCATGAAGGGGACGCTGTGACCTTTGACATCGAGCAAGGGGACAGGGGACCGAAAGCAGTCAATGTGAGCAAACAGTAA
- a CDS encoding glycosyltransferase family 4 protein, which yields MFGWEFPPYYSGGLGTACFGLTKSMSKLGAQITFVIPHAPDDIHSDHVKLVGASNSKIRIKTVSSILTPYISENEYNTKYLQHTKGGTGGNYGRNLYEEVRRYAMKARMIAEEEDFEIIHAHDWLTAVAGVEAKKASGKPLVLHIHATEFDRTGGNPNQYVYDIERYGMHNADRIIAVSNFTKEKIVNHYGVPADKVEVVHNAVEFSDKKFNKGSFGINKEDKVVLFLGRITIQKGPDYFLYAAKKVLESDPHVKFVMAGNGDMQPFIIEKAAELGIADRLLFTGFLRGPDIDRAYAMADLYVMPSVSEPFGITPLEALRNNTPVLISKQSGVSEVLQNCLKVDFWDVHDMANKIIATLKYRPLHEELTSNGVEEVYRFSWDNPARKCLNVYEDVLRGVM from the coding sequence ATGTTCGGCTGGGAGTTCCCACCATATTATTCCGGCGGATTAGGGACAGCCTGCTTCGGACTGACCAAGAGCATGAGCAAGCTCGGAGCACAGATAACATTTGTCATCCCGCACGCACCAGATGATATCCATTCAGACCATGTCAAGCTTGTCGGGGCAAGCAATTCAAAGATCAGGATAAAGACAGTCAGCAGCATACTGACACCCTACATCTCAGAGAATGAATACAATACAAAATACCTTCAGCACACAAAGGGCGGAACAGGCGGCAATTACGGGCGCAACCTGTATGAAGAGGTCAGGAGGTATGCAATGAAAGCCCGCATGATAGCTGAAGAAGAGGATTTTGAGATAATCCATGCGCACGACTGGCTGACAGCAGTCGCAGGAGTGGAAGCCAAAAAAGCATCAGGAAAACCCCTGGTCCTGCACATCCACGCGACAGAGTTCGACAGGACAGGAGGCAACCCGAACCAGTATGTGTATGACATCGAGAGATATGGGATGCATAACGCAGACAGGATCATCGCAGTAAGCAATTTCACCAAGGAGAAGATAGTGAACCATTACGGAGTGCCAGCAGACAAGGTGGAAGTGGTCCACAATGCAGTGGAGTTTAGCGATAAAAAATTTAACAAGGGGTCGTTCGGCATCAACAAGGAAGATAAGGTAGTTCTCTTTCTGGGAAGGATCACAATCCAAAAGGGACCTGATTATTTCCTTTATGCAGCCAAAAAGGTGCTGGAGTCAGACCCCCATGTTAAATTTGTGATGGCAGGGAACGGGGACATGCAGCCATTCATCATCGAGAAGGCAGCAGAGCTCGGCATCGCAGACAGGCTATTGTTCACTGGCTTCCTGCGCGGACCAGACATAGACAGGGCATATGCAATGGCAGACCTCTATGTGATGCCATCAGTGTCAGAGCCTTTTGGCATAACACCGCTCGAGGCGCTCCGCAACAATACGCCGGTGCTCATATCAAAGCAGAGCGGAGTATCAGAAGTGCTCCAGAATTGCCTTAAGGTCGATTTCTGGGATGTCCATGACATGGCCAACAAGATAATAGCCACGCTCAAGTACCGACCCCTGCATGAAGAGCTGACTTCAAATGGAGTCGAAGAGGTCTACAGGTTCTCATGGGACAACCCTGCCCGGAAATGCCTCAATGTATATGAGGATGTGCTAAGAGGGGTGATGTGA
- a CDS encoding DUF4070 domain-containing protein yields MNILWVNPETPKDTYWSFTYALSLKGKRAAFPPLGILTAAAMLPAGWDQRLVDLNVRNLKDKDLRWADAVFISGMTIQRASFDEALDRAKVYGLPVVAGGPMVTADYAESGCVDDRIDHLIIGEPEEIMSGFAADFERGEAKRVYAPQGRPPLSSAPIPAYKAISLRPYNSMSVQYSRGCPNNCDFCDIIELYGRKVRTKSNDQMVAELQALYDQGWRGSVFFGDDNFIGNKAKVKQLLPGITGWQHDHKYPFAFFTQASVNLAEDDDLLDMMTDAGFRKVFLGIETPEEECLLQAGKRVNLHGMPLEDKVRKIQESGMEVMAGFILGFDADKESTFDRMKSFIQESGIPLSMVGLLTAMKGTQLYRRLKEEKRLLGESDGNNTHNSVNFIPKMQLDKLMEKYRDVLGSIYSPKEYYSRCLRFLERYNPKRIHVNPNFADVRAFVTSMIKQGIFEKGRLEYWDFLGRAFATNPKAFSTAVTLAIMGRHFTHITEQYISSR; encoded by the coding sequence ATGAACATACTCTGGGTGAATCCCGAAACACCGAAAGATACGTACTGGAGCTTCACTTATGCTCTGTCCCTTAAAGGCAAGAGGGCTGCTTTTCCGCCATTAGGCATACTCACAGCTGCTGCAATGCTTCCGGCAGGCTGGGATCAGCGTCTTGTCGACTTGAATGTGAGAAATCTGAAGGATAAGGATCTGAGATGGGCGGATGCAGTCTTCATCTCCGGGATGACTATCCAGAGGGCCTCATTCGATGAAGCACTGGACCGTGCTAAGGTTTATGGTCTTCCTGTTGTCGCTGGCGGCCCCATGGTCACAGCGGATTATGCTGAATCAGGATGTGTTGATGATAGGATAGACCACCTGATAATCGGTGAGCCGGAGGAGATAATGTCGGGATTTGCTGCAGATTTTGAGAGAGGTGAGGCGAAAAGGGTGTATGCCCCGCAAGGCAGGCCTCCCTTGAGCTCTGCACCCATCCCCGCTTATAAGGCCATCTCTCTGCGTCCTTACAATTCCATGAGCGTGCAGTATTCAAGGGGCTGTCCTAACAATTGTGATTTCTGCGATATCATTGAGCTCTACGGAAGGAAGGTCAGGACAAAGTCAAATGATCAGATGGTTGCAGAGCTTCAGGCTTTGTATGACCAGGGCTGGCGCGGATCTGTCTTCTTTGGCGATGATAACTTCATAGGTAACAAAGCGAAGGTGAAGCAGCTGCTTCCCGGGATAACAGGATGGCAGCATGATCACAAGTACCCTTTTGCTTTCTTCACTCAGGCTTCTGTGAATCTTGCAGAGGATGATGATCTCCTTGACATGATGACAGATGCGGGTTTCAGGAAAGTTTTCCTGGGGATCGAGACGCCTGAAGAGGAGTGCCTTTTGCAGGCAGGTAAAAGGGTAAACCTGCACGGCATGCCGCTCGAGGACAAGGTGAGGAAGATCCAGGAGTCAGGCATGGAGGTGATGGCAGGATTCATCCTGGGTTTCGATGCAGACAAGGAATCGACCTTTGACAGGATGAAATCATTCATCCAGGAATCAGGTATCCCTCTTTCGATGGTCGGCCTGCTCACTGCGATGAAAGGGACCCAGCTTTACAGGCGTCTGAAAGAGGAGAAGCGTCTTCTGGGGGAATCTGACGGCAACAATACCCATAACAGTGTGAATTTCATACCCAAGATGCAGCTGGACAAGCTCATGGAAAAATATCGTGATGTCCTGGGTTCGATCTACTCTCCGAAAGAATATTATAGTCGCTGCTTGAGATTCTTGGAGAGGTATAATCCCAAGAGGATTCATGTTAATCCTAATTTTGCAGATGTCCGGGCTTTTGTGACTTCGATGATCAAGCAAGGGATATTTGAGAAAGGCAGGTTAGAGTACTGGGATTTTCTTGGCAGGGCTTTCGCCACCAATCCGAAAGCATTCTCAACAGCAGTCACACTGGCGATAATGGGGCGTCATTTCACCCATATCACTGAACAGTATATATCTTCCCGCTGA
- a CDS encoding glycoside hydrolase family 57 protein — MVNLCMYFQVHQPYRLGKYQVFDIGEKHEYFDDKKNREIMRKVSEKCYLPTNAALLDLIKKHGGKFKVSFSISGVALEQFEKYAPEVLESFKELAKTGCVEFLGETYYHSLSFLYSKDEFKKQIIKHRHKIMTLFGQRPAVFRNTELIYNNELAMFIEEMGYKAILAEGADHILEWRSPNFVYKPRHCKDIRLLMKNYKLSDDIAFRFSNRGWKEWPLTVDKYSRWINAVNGNGEVINLFMDYETFGEHQWEDTGIFEFLKVLPGEILRHPDNGFVTVSEAAKQTVRGDMDIHSVVSWADLERDLSAWVGNMMQHSALNEIYAIEGQVLSSGDEKLIDDWRKLQTSDHFYYMCTKYFSDGDVHKYFNPYDSPYDCFIAYMNVLNDIKLRLKLGQKEKGAVCTEATIAEG, encoded by the coding sequence ATGGTCAATCTATGCATGTACTTCCAGGTGCACCAGCCATATCGCCTCGGGAAATACCAAGTATTCGACATCGGAGAGAAGCATGAGTATTTCGACGACAAGAAAAACAGGGAGATAATGCGCAAAGTCTCAGAGAAGTGCTACCTGCCGACAAATGCTGCGCTGCTTGACCTTATCAAAAAGCACGGCGGGAAATTCAAGGTGAGCTTCAGCATATCAGGAGTGGCACTTGAGCAGTTCGAGAAATACGCGCCAGAGGTCCTGGAGAGCTTCAAAGAGCTGGCAAAGACAGGATGCGTCGAGTTCCTCGGCGAGACATATTACCACTCATTGTCATTCCTCTACTCAAAAGACGAGTTCAAGAAGCAGATAATAAAGCACAGGCATAAGATAATGACACTGTTCGGACAGAGACCTGCAGTATTCAGGAACACAGAGCTCATCTACAACAATGAGCTAGCGATGTTCATCGAAGAGATGGGATACAAGGCCATACTGGCAGAAGGAGCAGACCACATACTTGAATGGAGAAGCCCCAACTTTGTCTATAAACCAAGACACTGCAAGGACATAAGGCTCCTGATGAAGAACTATAAACTGTCGGATGACATAGCATTCCGGTTCAGCAACAGGGGATGGAAAGAATGGCCGCTCACAGTGGACAAGTATTCCAGATGGATAAATGCAGTGAACGGCAACGGAGAGGTCATAAACCTGTTCATGGATTATGAGACATTCGGGGAACACCAATGGGAGGATACTGGCATATTCGAATTCCTGAAAGTGCTTCCAGGAGAGATACTCCGGCACCCTGACAATGGATTCGTGACAGTGAGCGAAGCAGCCAAGCAGACTGTAAGAGGGGACATGGACATACATTCGGTAGTGAGCTGGGCAGACCTGGAAAGGGACCTCAGCGCCTGGGTTGGGAACATGATGCAGCACAGCGCACTGAATGAGATATATGCAATTGAAGGGCAGGTATTGTCTTCGGGAGATGAGAAGCTGATCGATGACTGGAGGAAGCTGCAGACCTCAGACCATTTCTATTACATGTGCACCAAATATTTCTCAGACGGAGATGTGCACAAATACTTCAATCCATACGACAGCCCGTATGACTGCTTCATAGCATACATGAATGTGCTCAATGACATAAAATTAAGATTGAAACTGGGCCAGAAGGAAAAAGGCGCAGTCTGCACAGAGGCAACAATCGCAGAGGGGTGA
- a CDS encoding signal peptidase I codes for MGSKNKKNPYEGKSTWGKIWHFIWDDDSVWSWLVNIVLAFVIIKFLVYPGLGFIFQTSHPIVAVVSGSMEHDGSFDDWWQVHQMYYADLGITREEFLEFDFKNGFNTGDIMVLYGKDPGKIEAGDVIVYRSMRPDPIIHRVVEVWDEDGEMHFHTKGDHNTQEITDYFLNGMRVSPDTEGAVKYLDERDIPENDYIGKAAVRIPWLGYVKIIFVKLVGFMISLIR; via the coding sequence ATGGGGAGTAAAAACAAGAAGAACCCCTATGAAGGCAAATCAACATGGGGAAAGATCTGGCACTTCATCTGGGATGATGACTCTGTCTGGAGCTGGCTAGTGAACATTGTCCTCGCATTTGTCATCATCAAATTCTTGGTATATCCCGGGCTTGGGTTCATATTCCAGACATCACACCCGATAGTTGCAGTGGTATCCGGAAGCATGGAGCATGACGGAAGCTTTGACGACTGGTGGCAGGTGCACCAGATGTATTATGCTGATCTAGGGATAACAAGAGAAGAATTCCTCGAGTTCGATTTCAAGAACGGATTCAATACAGGCGACATCATGGTGCTCTACGGGAAAGACCCCGGAAAGATAGAAGCAGGCGATGTCATAGTGTACCGGAGCATGAGGCCTGACCCCATAATCCACAGGGTTGTCGAAGTCTGGGATGAAGACGGGGAAATGCATTTCCACACAAAAGGCGATCACAACACACAGGAGATAACCGACTATTTCCTCAACGGGATGAGGGTGAGCCCTGACACAGAAGGCGCAGTCAAATACCTCGACGAAAGAGACATCCCTGAAAATGACTACATAGGAAAAGCCGCAGTCAGGATACCCTGGCTCGGCTATGTCAAGATAATATTCGTGAAGCTTGTCGGATTCATGATAAGTCTCATAAGGTGA
- a CDS encoding NUDIX domain-containing protein, protein MKEKLEVYDLNDKLIGIEDRDKFYKDIEAEFKSTGKITKKVKSIRVLLMNSNGRIYLQKRSKHKEVNPGCYDKTLGGHVPASHSWDLTLIRECAEELGFPATVLSIDEFDKAIKVTDLSVIGIFKKIDYIKDFKSKRKTRNGDYVDQPWMTTIFFGYYDGAIRFVDGESTGIEVFSLSELQEDLKK, encoded by the coding sequence ATGAAAGAAAAACTGGAAGTGTATGATCTGAATGATAAGCTGATCGGAATAGAAGATAGAGACAAATTCTACAAAGATATTGAAGCAGAATTCAAATCAACAGGTAAGATCACCAAAAAAGTGAAATCAATAAGAGTTTTATTGATGAATTCCAATGGTAGAATTTATCTTCAAAAAAGAAGCAAACACAAGGAAGTCAATCCGGGCTGTTATGACAAAACACTTGGTGGCCATGTTCCTGCTTCTCATTCATGGGACTTGACATTAATCAGGGAATGCGCAGAAGAGCTGGGATTTCCTGCTACAGTTTTGTCAATTGATGAATTTGACAAAGCAATTAAGGTAACAGATCTATCAGTTATTGGAATTTTCAAAAAGATTGATTATATCAAGGACTTCAAATCAAAAAGAAAGACAAGAAATGGAGATTATGTTGATCAACCCTGGATGACAACAATATTTTTTGGTTATTATGATGGTGCAATCAGATTTGTTGATGGGGAGAGTACGGGCATAGAAGTGTTCTCATTGAGTGAATTACAAGAGGATCTCAAAAAGTAA
- a CDS encoding AbrB/MazE/SpoVT family DNA-binding domain-containing protein gives MAIEVEVKKWGNSLGIVLPKEFVLDKGIHAEQKILIEVTPRLDISRLFGRLKLKRKMTGQEFKDMVREGWN, from the coding sequence ATGGCAATCGAAGTGGAAGTGAAGAAATGGGGAAATTCATTGGGCATTGTGCTGCCTAAGGAGTTTGTATTGGATAAAGGGATCCATGCAGAGCAGAAGATATTGATAGAAGTAACTCCAAGGCTTGACATATCCCGACTATTCGGCAGGCTCAAACTGAAGAGGAAGATGACAGGGCAGGAATTCAAGGACATGGTGCGGGAAGGATGGAACTAA
- the ffh gene encoding signal recognition particle protein has product MVLDKLGSSLKNTLSKIASVVFVDEKLINELVKDIQRALLQSDVNVKLVLDLTRRIKEKALKDDSPPGLTKKEHLIQIVYDELAHFLGGEGHKTEIKQKPFKILMVGLFGNGKTTTTAKLGKFFSKRGHKVVMISTDTWRPAAFTQLQTLGKQINVPVFGDPKEKDPVRIFRKFEPELNKYDIVIVDSAGRDALNDELVEELNDINKAVQPSESLLVISADIGQAAEKQAQTFHDTVRVNGVIITKMDGTAKGGGALSACAITDANVRFIGVGEKIDDLEEFEPKRFVSRLLGMGDIESLLEKAREAMSEEEAQDLGKKFLKGKFNLVDLYQQMEAMQKMGPLTKVMELIPGMGQMNIPKEMLKGQEEKIKVWRFIMDSCTKEELEDPDLLTAERLDRISRGSGRSITEIRELLKQYRQSKKMVKMLKGSGNPKDMQKMMKKFQKGGMPGMKF; this is encoded by the coding sequence ATGGTACTGGATAAGCTCGGCAGCAGCCTGAAGAACACGCTCAGCAAGATAGCCAGCGTTGTATTTGTGGATGAGAAGCTCATCAATGAGCTGGTCAAAGACATCCAGAGAGCACTCCTGCAGAGCGATGTCAATGTCAAGCTGGTATTGGACCTCACAAGGAGGATAAAGGAGAAAGCCCTGAAGGATGACTCTCCGCCCGGACTTACAAAGAAGGAGCACCTTATCCAGATAGTGTATGATGAGTTGGCGCATTTCTTGGGCGGTGAAGGCCATAAGACTGAGATAAAGCAGAAGCCTTTCAAGATCCTCATGGTTGGTCTGTTCGGCAACGGAAAGACGACAACAACTGCAAAATTAGGCAAGTTCTTCTCAAAACGAGGGCACAAGGTCGTGATGATCTCCACTGACACTTGGCGTCCTGCTGCATTCACCCAACTGCAGACTCTCGGTAAGCAGATCAATGTCCCTGTATTCGGGGATCCCAAGGAAAAAGACCCGGTCAGGATATTCAGGAAATTTGAGCCTGAGCTGAACAAATATGATATTGTAATCGTCGACAGTGCAGGGCGTGATGCCCTCAATGATGAGCTTGTCGAAGAGCTTAATGATATAAACAAGGCTGTCCAGCCGAGCGAATCCCTTCTTGTCATCAGCGCTGACATCGGCCAGGCAGCAGAGAAGCAGGCCCAGACTTTTCATGACACTGTGAGAGTCAACGGAGTCATCATCACAAAGATGGACGGCACTGCAAAAGGCGGTGGCGCTTTGTCAGCATGCGCAATTACAGATGCCAATGTCAGGTTCATAGGTGTCGGGGAGAAGATCGATGACCTCGAGGAATTTGAGCCGAAGCGTTTTGTAAGCAGATTGCTCGGCATGGGGGATATTGAGTCTCTTCTGGAGAAAGCAAGGGAAGCGATGTCAGAGGAAGAGGCCCAGGATCTTGGCAAGAAATTCCTGAAAGGGAAATTCAATCTTGTCGACCTTTATCAGCAGATGGAAGCCATGCAGAAGATGGGCCCTCTCACAAAAGTGATGGAACTGATCCCTGGCATGGGCCAGATGAACATACCGAAGGAGATGCTCAAGGGGCAGGAGGAGAAGATTAAGGTCTGGAGATTCATAATGGATTCCTGCACTAAAGAGGAGCTTGAGGATCCTGATTTGCTGACTGCAGAGAGGTTGGATAGGATCTCAAGAGGCTCTGGCAGGTCAATCACAGAGATAAGGGAATTGCTGAAGCAGTATCGCCAATCCAAGAAGATGGTCAAGATGCTGAAGGGATCAGGGAATCCCAAGGATATGCAGAAGATGATGAAGAAGTTCCAGAAAGGAGGCATGCCTGGCATGAAGTTCTAG
- a CDS encoding cation:proton antiporter: MVDVIVVAAICLFVSFIFGDIFHRIKYPRLVGQILAGVIMVPLFATIFTPESAISIKFLSDLGIIFLLFLTAMRINIKKLEKATGDALAIAILSAGVPFILGFAAMRLMHYSTAASLVVAAGISVTSEATKTKILLDLKALHTKVGLTTLAAAIMDDMFHVIFLASLFMLASNGDGSFIRLPFYVLIFVSAIFIVNKIFPYIHNYVHKEHSRIVDFSVVILFGLFAAILSKSLGFGTDIGAFIAGIIINMRENGTYEFTDHLKTLELVAFTFIIPFFFINIGLHFDYSILKTHLFPLTVILVVALAGKIGAAFLAKPFTSLSFRQLHFVGWAMNTRGTAELVLAEAARLIGLISAEVYSMIIFVAIVTTLLVPLVLKHIIGVDHKMLD; this comes from the coding sequence ATGGTTGATGTAATTGTTGTTGCGGCAATCTGCCTCTTTGTCTCATTCATATTCGGTGATATATTCCACAGGATTAAATATCCGAGATTGGTCGGTCAGATCCTGGCAGGGGTGATAATGGTCCCGCTGTTCGCCACAATATTCACGCCTGAATCTGCCATCTCAATAAAGTTTCTTTCTGATCTTGGCATAATATTCCTGCTTTTTCTCACAGCAATGCGCATAAACATAAAGAAGCTTGAGAAGGCGACAGGTGATGCCCTGGCGATCGCCATACTCTCTGCAGGGGTCCCGTTCATACTCGGTTTTGCTGCGATGAGGCTCATGCATTATTCCACTGCTGCTTCTCTTGTTGTCGCAGCAGGCATATCAGTGACATCTGAGGCCACAAAGACAAAGATCCTCCTTGATCTGAAGGCTCTCCATACAAAGGTCGGCCTCACGACCCTCGCTGCAGCGATAATGGATGACATGTTCCATGTGATCTTCCTTGCTTCACTGTTCATGCTGGCTTCGAATGGCGATGGCTCATTCATCAGGCTGCCGTTTTATGTCCTGATCTTTGTATCTGCAATCTTCATTGTCAATAAGATTTTCCCTTACATCCACAATTATGTGCATAAGGAGCATTCCCGCATCGTGGATTTCTCTGTTGTCATCCTGTTCGGGCTTTTTGCAGCGATATTGTCGAAGAGCCTGGGATTCGGGACTGATATCGGTGCTTTCATTGCAGGGATCATAATCAACATGAGGGAGAACGGCACTTATGAGTTCACGGATCATCTTAAGACCCTGGAGCTTGTGGCCTTCACTTTCATAATCCCTTTCTTCTTCATAAATATAGGCCTGCATTTTGATTATTCTATCCTGAAGACCCATCTTTTCCCTTTGACTGTCATCCTGGTTGTGGCTCTTGCAGGGAAGATTGGCGCTGCTTTCCTGGCAAAGCCTTTCACGTCGCTGAGCTTCAGGCAGCTCCATTTTGTCGGATGGGCCATGAATACGAGAGGCACTGCAGAGCTGGTATTGGCTGAGGCTGCCAGGTTGATAGGCCTGATTTCCGCAGAAGTCTATTCAATGATAATATTTGTGGCCATTGTCACCACTCTTCTTGTTCCGCTGGTGCTGAAGCATATAATTGGTGTTGACCACAAGATGCTGGACTGA